The region TGTACCCGGGAGATTGTCGGCTGGCGGCTTAGCGACCGGATGACCACTGACCTCGTACAAGGCGCTCTGGACGCTGCTTATCAGGCCAAACGCCCCGGGAAGGGCTTGATTCATCATTCGGATCGGGGCTCCCAGTACGCCTCTGCAGACTACCGGGAACGCCTAAAGTCGTACCAGATGACTGCAAGCATGAGCCGCAAAGGAAACTGTTATGATAACGCCTGTATCGAATCGTTTCACAGCCTCTTAAAAAAAGAGTTGGTGTACTGGAATCGATTTAAAACGAAGCAACAGGCGTATGATGCCATCTTCCAGTACATTGAATTTTTCTACAACCGCAAACGAATCCATGGGGCGCTGGGTTACGTTTCTCCGGTTCAGTTTGCAGCCACATTTAAGCGAAAAACGATGTAGTTGTTGTCTACTTTCTTGACAGGAGTCCACTTGTGCTCTTCATTTTCGCTTCCCGCCGACTTTCGGCTAATTCAGGTGCACTTGTGCTCTTCATTCACGCTCCCCGGCCACTTTCAGCTAGATCAAAGGGATTTATCCCTCTGATTATCACATCTCACCACTTACAGATAACTTTGGAGGAGGAATGAGTAGTGTTGTTGACAGGCTGCAAACTTCACCAATAAATTAGTCATTTCTTTCAGGTGTTCCAATAGTCGAGGTTTCCAGAAGAGTGTGAGGGCAACAATAGGTTAATGAGCGGTTTTCGGTCAGCAGGTTGTGTGCAGCGGGGGCATCAGCAGCGGGTATAAGCGGAGGGTTATGAGCATTGAATTAGGGCTACGTATTGTGAGCTGTGAGTTGCATGTTATGGGCTACGTTTCGTAAGTTGCGTGTGATGAGCTATGTGTGATGAGCTACGTGTGATGAGCTACGTGTGATGAGCTACGTGTAATGAGCTACATGTAATGAACTACGTGTAATGAGCTACGTGTAATGAGCTACGTTTGATGAGCTACGTGTAATGAGCTACGTGTGATGAACTGCGTGTTATGAGCCACGTGCATGTGTGATCAACTACATGTGATGAAATGCAGGTTAGTGGCAGCAGAGTACAATATCTTGTAATCTGCTGCCAGCAGCCTGCACCGTTTCCTGCGCCGGCTTACTCCACAGCCGTGAAAAACAGGCTGCCGCCAGGCCCAGCCTCCGTTTCGGCTGCCCGCCCCCGGCGCACCAGCTCGGCCAGGTGGGCCAGCGCCTCGCTCATGGCGAACCGCATCTGGTGCGCTGTCGCGACCCGGCTGCGGAACAGCCCCTCGCAGACCGCGAACCCGCTCTGCGGTCCGCCTGCGAGCAGCGCGGCTGTAGTATCCAGCCGCTCCTCATGATGCCGGAGCAGGCTGTCCGCCCGCGCCGTGAACCCCGGGAACGGTTCCCGGTGGCCCGGGAACGCCAGCGTAACCCGCAGGCTGCGCAGCTCCTGCAGCCCCTCCAGAAACGTCAGCAGCGGCTGCGGATCGCTGCCCGGCTGCAGGCCGACATTGGGCGAGATCTGCGGCAGCACAGCATCGCCGCAGAGGATCTGCCCGCTGCCGCCGTGGTAGAACGACACATGCCCCGGCGCATGCCCGCCTGTGATAATGGGCTGCCATTTCCGGCTGCCCATCACAAACGGCTCCGCGTCATTGATATAGGTGACCTCCGGCTGCGGGGT is a window of Paenibacillus sp. FSL H3-0469 DNA encoding:
- a CDS encoding MBL fold metallo-hydrolase — encoded protein: MNKEIIQAWDGGVLQVSVPMGLPLRQVNSYLLPDKDGRVTVIDPGPHTPAAELAWQGVLEALSLTWTQVRDIVVTHHHPDHYGLAGWMQSRSGARVWMSERAHAEAGLAWGEAATLNEALPLFFRRYGMPEEWLAGIREHLDSFLPEVTPQPEVTYINDAEPFVMGSRKWQPIITGGHAPGHVSFYHGGSGQILCGDAVLPQISPNVGLQPGSDPQPLLTFLEGLQELRSLRVTLAFPGHREPFPGFTARADSLLRHHEERLDTTAALLAGGPQSGFAVCEGLFRSRVATAHQMRFAMSEALAHLAELVRRGRAAETEAGPGGSLFFTAVE